In Candidatus Krumholzibacteriia bacterium, the sequence CGTCCGGACGGACGGATCGCGCTCGCTCGCTGTTGGGCGACGACGCCGCCCGTGTGGCCGTCCTCGCCCAGCCCTTCGTCGCCTTCGACCGCTGGTGCACGCTGGAGCTCGACGCCGAGGGATACGAACTCGAAGGATGGATCTTCGAGGACGACGGCGCACCCCGTCGCTGGCGGGAGGGGGGCGGGCGGGGAGACCGGATCGTCGGGATCGCACGCCGGGCGGCGCGGGCGGCGTCGATCGACCACGCCCTGCTCGAGATCGGAACCCGTGCCGACGACGTGTGGGTCCTGCAGATCCGGCCCGCGCCGGGTCGGAGACCGCGCCATGACGAACCCCGGATCGAGGCGCCGGCCGATCTTCCCGGCCTCGGAGCACGGGTCGCCCCCGGGGACGCCGACGTCGACTGGGTGTGGGATCGGGAGCACTCGCCCCTTCCCCTGTGCCCGCTGCTCGCCACCGTCTTCGGGCGATGGATCGACGCGCTCGAAGGCGCCTATCCGAGCCGCCTGATCCAGGGGCGCTGGCACGACCGGCCCCGGGATCGGGAGGCCACGCGCGAGGACCCGGACATGGTCGAGGCGCTGTTGTCGAGCTGGCGCACGGCACTCGACGCGCTTCCCCGCGCGATCGATCGCGTGGACACCGCGATCGCCGCTCTCGACGGAGGCGTCGAGACCTGGCGGGAATTCGTGTCGCGCTGGCTCGACGTGCAGGCGCTGTACTTCGACGTGCCCTCGGGCCGCCTCCGCCGCTGGGCCCACCGGCTCGAGCAGCGCCAGGGGATCGACCTGCGGCCTCGCCCGGGGACCACCGTCGCCGCACAGCGGGCCGCCACCTGGCGCGCGCTGGGACGGCGCATCCTCGAACGTGAAGACGTCGGGGCGGAGACCGCCCGGGGTCTGCGCTCCTGGATCGAAGCCCACGGCGACGACCCCCTCGCTCGTGAGATCCGCGCCGCCCTCGACGACGCCGGCCATCTGTGCGCCCTGCCCTACGACGGCCGTGGCGTACCCTGGGAAGAGGATCCCGCGCCCTTCCTCCGGGCCCTGCTGCGCCACGCGAAGTCCCCGGTCGCCGGGCCCGAACGCCATGAAGACGACGACCGGGCGACCGCCCTCGCCCGGGACGTGGTCACACTGGCCGAGGACGACGACGACCTGCTCCTGCGCACATACCTGCGCTGGCGCCGGGCGCTCACCGCGGTCGCACCGACCACCCCGGCAGCCGGCGCGCCGGACCCGTTGCTCGACCTGATCGTCGACGATCTCGAGCACTGGATGCGCGAACGCGACGAGACCGCCTTCCGCGGGGCCCTCGACCGCGGGCGTGCTCTCGCCGCACACTGGCGCGGCGCGATCGACGACGGCGCAGCGAGCGGTCTGGTGGGCCGCCCCGCCGCCCCCGGCCGCGCCGAGGGAACGGTGGTCCGGGCCGCTCACCTCGGCGACGTCGAACCCGACCGCCCCGACACGATCGCCGTGGTGTCGACCGTGCTGCCGGCGGACGCGTCGATCGTCCCCTTCCTGGCCGGGCTCGTGTGCGAGAGCGGCGATGTCCTCGGCCACGCCTCGATCCTGGCCCGCGAAGCCGCGATTCCCTGCGTGGTGGACGTCGGGGACGCGCGGCGTCGGCTCGCCCGCGCCGACCGCGTGGTGGTCGACGGCGACAGCGGCCGTGTGATCGTCACCTCCTGAGACGTCTTGTCGCCCACGGGCGCGCGGCCTACGATCGTCGCCCCGCGATCCGGTCGTGTCGGACGACCCTTCCCTCGGCTTCCGGAGTGGTATCCATGTCGCGCTTTCCACGTGTCGGTCTCGCCCTGATCACTCTCGTGCTCGTCGCGAGCACCTCCCCGGCCCAGGCGCAGACGCGTTTCAGCGTCGAGGCCGGTCCGCTCGTCCCCTTCTCGGACTTCGCCGACGCGGTCGACGCGAGTGCGTGGATCGGAGCGCGGGCCGAGTACCAGCCCATGAACTCGCTCGGCCAGGTCGCCGAACTTGCCTTCGTGGTGCAGACCGGCTACGCAGATCTCGAACTCGACACCGATCTCGACGCGAGTGCTTCGCTGTGGGCGCTGGGCGCCGGCGTGCGCGTGTACTCCATGGCCCTGCCCTTCTTCCTGCACGGCGGCATCGAGTACATGTCGACCGATCTGGACTTCGGGCCGATCGACGCCTCGACCGACGGCTTCGGTCCGACCTTCGGGGCGGGGCTGAACTTCGGACTCGGTGGCGTCTTCGTCGAGGTCGAGGGGCGGCTGCACCTCGGCGTGGGAGCCGACGACGAAGAGATCGACCCTCGCTTCACGACCCTCACCGCTGCGCTCGGTCTGCCGTTCTAGGAGACGTCCCATGATCCGGTTCTCGACGCTCGCACTCCTGCTCCTGGCCGGTGGGCTCGCCCACGGTGCCGCTGACGTCGTGTTCGTGGGCGGCACCATCCACACGCTCGCCGGAGAACGACCCTCGACGGTCGAGGCCCTGGCGATCGGGGACGGCACCGTCGTCGCGGCCGGCGACCGAACGACGGTGGAGGCTCACGTGGGCGACGCCACCCGAGTGGTCGACCTGGCGGGCCGTACCGTGATCCCCGGGCTGGTCGACGCCCACGCACACCTGAGCGGTCTGGGCGCGGCCCTGGCCCGGGTCGACCTGCGGGGAGCCCGCTCGGCCGAGGAGTGCGTCGACCGGGCCCGGGCCGTGCACGGCGAACTGCCCGACGGCGCGTGGCTACTCGGCCGGGGCTGGGATCAGAACGGCTGGGACGGACAGGCCTTTCCCGACCGGTCGCTGCTCGACGAGGCCTTCGGCGACCGGCCGGTGCGCTTCACCCGCATCGACGGCCATGCCTCGTGGGTCAACACCGCGGCGCTGCGCCGTGCCGGCATCGACCGCGACACTCCGGATCCCGAAGGCGGGGAGATCGAGCGCGATCCGGCCACGGGCCGGGCCACGGGGATCCTGATCGACGCCGCCGAGTCGCTCGTCGGAGCCGCGATCCCCGAGCCCGACGCCGCCGAGATCGAACGGCGCTACCGCCGCGCGGTGCAGTCCTGCGTGGAACTGGGCATCACCGGCGTCCACGACATGGGCGTGTCGCTCGAGGAACTCGAGGTCCTGCGCCGCGGTGAGCGCGAGGGGTGGCTCGACCTGCGCATGGTCGTCTACCTCGGCGGCGATCAGATCCTCGCCGCGTACGAGGGCGGGCGCGCGGGACTCGAGCCCTCGTCGCGCGTACGCGTCGAGGGCGTGAAGCTGTACGCCGACGGGGCACTGGGCAGCCGGGGCGCCGCGCTGCTCGAGGACTACTCCGATCGTCCGGGGCACCGCGGGCTGTTGATCCAGGAGCCCGCCGTACTGCAGCAGAGAATCGAGCGGGTCTTCGCCCGCGACCTCGGCCTGGCCGTGCACGCGATCGGCGACCGCGCGAATCGCATCGTGCTCGACCGGATCGTCGCCGCGCACACCGCGCTGACCGAGCGCCGTGTCGACGTGGCACCACTTCCCTCCCTGAACGCGCGCATCGAGCACGCGCAGATCGTCCACCCCGACGACCTGCACCGCTTCGCCCGGCACGGGATCCTGCCCAGCATGCAGCCCACGCACTGCACCAGCGACATGCCGTGGGCCCCCGATCGTCTCGGCCAGGAACGTCTCGAGGGCGCCTATGCCTGGCGTACCCTGCGCGAGCTGGGGTGCATCATCCCCCTGGGCAGCGACTTCCCGGTCGAGGAGGCCTCGCCCTTGCTGGGACTGCACGCGGCCGTGACGCGGCAGACGCCCGACGGACATCCGCCGGACGGCTGGTCGCCCGATCAGAGCCTGACGCCGCTCGAGGCCCTGCTCGGTTTCACGGTCTGGCCCGCGCGGGCGATCGATGCCGAGGCATGGGGAACCCTCGCGGTGGGTTCACGCGCCGACCTCGTCGTGGTCGACCGCGACCCGCTCTCGGTCGACGCATCCCGACTGCTCGACACCACGGTGCAGATGACCATGGTCGACGGCGAAATCGTCTTCGAACGCTGAGTCAGCTCTCGGCCGGCGCGTGCAGCGCGTCGACCAGGGCGCGCAACCGCAGGTACATACCGCGCTCGACCTCGACGAGTGCGCGGTCGCCTTCCATGTAGAACCACGCGCCCTCTTCGTCGGGACGCCAACCGAACTGCAGGGTGATCTCGCCGTCGGGCCATCGGATGTCGACGCTCGCAGTCTTCTCCGAGAGCATGACGGCAGGGGGCCGCCCCTCGGACACGAAGACCGTGCTTCCGGGCTGCATCTCCTCGATCCCGCGGGCCACGTTCCGCGCGGCGTTCTCGCGGTAGGACGACGTGGGGACCTGGCCGTCCTCGGTCAGCAGCACCCACTCGCGGTCCCCTCGCCGGATCTCGGCCCAACGGCCCGAGCCGTCGTCCACCCGGAAGGCGATCGCGCGTTTGACGTTGCGGGGAATGGGATTGCGATCCTCCCACCCGCGGAGTCCACGGTCGAGCAGACCGACGAACGACGGCGTCAGCGCGAGCACGGTGTCCAGACCCTGCTTGCGGGCGAAGTACTGCTGCTCGTTCGCCTCGTTGCCGAACCACACGGTCGTCGTCCGGCCGGAACGATCGGTCACGCTGAGTTCGGCCCACGGACGGTCGAGGCCGTAGCCCGACCACTCGCGTTCGCCCAGGTCGTCGCGCAGGTACCCTGCGATGGTCTGCGTGGCCACGACCAATGCGATGTCGTCGAGCTCCCAGCGGCGCAGACGCGGCGGGGTTCCGGGCGGTCCCGACCACCACAGGCCGGTGGTCGTGTCCCGGGCGGCCACCCACCGACCGGCAGGACCCCGTCCCTCGAGACGAAGGATCGCCTCGTCGTCGACGTCGAACAACGAACGGCGGCGGAAACCGTGGTGGGCCGACCGCACGAGCTCGAGCACGTTGATGTCGGCCAGCTCGAGCGCAGAGGAGTCCTCGCGCCGGACGTAGCAGAACTCGCCGGTGACGACTTCGATGCCGACGGCCAGTCGACGGGACGCGCCGTCGGACGACGCCAGCACGAGTTCGGTGCGCGCGGGTTGTCCTACCTCGAGGCCGTAGCTCGCCCACGAAGCCTCGTCGAGCTCGGGATTGAGTTCGCGCTGCCGCACCTCGGTCGTGATCCGTTCGAGCACCGACGCGACGACACGATCCTCGGCCCGTTCCACGATGGGCTCGGTCAACCACCACCCCTCGTCGCGCCGGACCAGGGTCCAGCCGCCGCCCGTACGTTCGACCCGCAGCGTGTCCACGGCCGACGGGTCGACCGGCAACAGCAGGGCAGCCTCCTGCCGTGCCTCGAAGACCCGCTGTTCGCGTGGGATGTCGATCCCGAAGATCCACACGGCCAGAGCCAGAACGACCAGTGCGAGCAGGAAGGTCCATCGGTTCAGACCCATTGGCGTCTCCTCCACAGGGTCCACGCCCCGATTGCGAGGAAGACCAGCGGCACCACCATCAGCGCCGCGATGCGCAGGACCTCGACCTGGGCCGACGAGAGCACGACGGGATCGTTGAGGTCGGGACGCGGGGGCAGCGCGATCCGATTCTCCTGCTCGGTGAGCCACAGCACCGATGCCAGCAGGAGCTGGGTGTTCCCCTGGACACGCAGGTTCGCGTTGCCCGCGAAGTCGGTGTCGCCGATCACCACCATGCGCGCGTTCTCCGCCAGTTCCTGCTCGAGCTCCAGGCCGGCGGCGCGCAGGGTGTCGACGCGGGTCGTGTCCCGCACGTCGACGGCATCGCGCATCATCTCGAAGGTGGTGGCCATGGTCGACGAGATCTCTTCGGAACCGAAGAAGAAGCTGCGCAGATCGATCCGCACGGCGTAGGCCAGGGGCAGGGGGCCGGGACGATCGACCTCGGGATCGAACGCGATCCCGTCGACCTGTTCCTCCGGACCGCCGCGCTCGCTCCACGCCTCGGGTTGCGACTCCAGCAGCCGCACCGCGCGCACGCCCGACGGCACGGGTTGCACCACACGCAGGCTCCGCGCCAGGGGGAAGACCGCGGTGTAGGTGAAGTCGCGGGTGATCGGGTGCTCGGGATTGCCGCCCATCGCGATCGCGATGCGTCCGTCGCCCCCGCGGGTCAGGTTGATCTGCTCGTCGCTGGTGTCGACCACGAATCCGGGACCCGGCTCGATCCCGAACTCCGCGATCAGCGAATCGGTGCTGCTCGAGGCCAGGGGCTCGAGCGTGGCCAGCACCCGCCCCCCGCGCAGGACGTAGTCGGCGATCATGTCGGTCTCGGCCGTCGTCAGGTCCGACTCCGGTCCGGCCAGGACGAGCAACGAGGTGTCCTGGGGGATCCGTTCGACGGTCTGGGTCGCGAGGGTCCGCACGTCGAAGTTCTGCTCGACCAGGAGCTGCGCCGCCTGGCTCCAGCCCGCCGGAGATGTGTCCTCGAGCGACGCCTCACCGTGGCCGGTGACGAACAACACCAGCGGGCGCTCCGACGACAGCAGGCGCACGAGCCCCGCGGTGAGCTGGGCCTCGACGGGATCGACCATACGGATCCGCAGATCGCCCTGGGCGAGCACGACGGTTCCGTTGGCAGTGACGCCGTACTCCTCGGCCAGGTCGGGACGGCGGTCGGGATCCACGGTACGCAGGCTCAGCAGGGGTTGTTCCTCACGGTAGCGTCGCACGAGGTCGGCCAGGCGCGCTTCCTCCTGGGGCCGCTGCGCGTAGAACGAGACCACCTCGACCGGGCGATCGATCATCGCGAGGACCCGCAGCGACTGCGGCGACAGCGTGCGACGATCGCCCCGCGTGACGTCGACGCGCACCTCGTTGCGAGACACCGCGATGGTCCCGAGCACCACGAGCAGGCCCAGCAGGACCGAGGTCACGACGAATCCGATGCCGCGGCGCGCGCTCATCCCGCCACCCTCCGGGTCTGCCGCCAGCGACGCCGGCCCAGCGATCCGATCGCAAGGTGCAGGAAGAACACCACCGCGCCGACGAAGAACACCGTGCTCGACAGGCGCCATTCCCCGTGGGCGAAGTGTCCGACGTGGCCGGTGAAGTTCACCAGCCGTAGCACCGTGCCCCAGGGCGGATCGACCTCCACCCCCCAGTCTCCGATGACCACGAGGGTGAGCAGGATCACGAAGGTCGACGCGAAGGCGATCACCTGGTTCTCGGTCAGGGTGCTCATGGCCAGTCCCGCGGCCAGGACCATGATCGCGTACAGCCACAGACCGAGATGCCCCAGCAACGCCACCGGAACCTCGACCTGACCGAAGAAGGCGGTGGCCGCCGAGTGCAGCGCGGCAAGCAACACCATGGCCGTGACCACGAAGGTCGCCGCCAGGTACTTGCCCAGGACGATCTGGCTCTCGCTCAAGGGATAGGTCAGCAGCAGGTCGCTGGTACCGCTCTTCCACTCGTCGGCCATCTGACGCATCGTCAGCGCCGGCAGCAGGAGCATGAGGACGAAGGTGTCCCCCACGAGCAGCGGCTGCACCACCCGGTCGACCAACGTGAAGTCCTGCGCGGTGGTCCCGCTCAGTATGCGGAGCGAATTCGCCGAATAGCGTTCCATGAGCTGCACGAAGAAGAGCCCGTGCAGGAACAGGAAGATCGCCGTGACCGTCCACGCCACCGGCGACCGTACGAGCGCGCGGAGTTCGCGCAGGGTGACCGCCCAGGCGCCGGTCATGACGGGACCTCGACGCCCGGATCCGACCGGACCAACCGCAGGAAGACCTCTTCCAATCCCATGCGTTCGGGACGCACCTCGTGGACCGAGCAGCCGGCGGCGACCAGTTCGCGGACGGCGTCGGCTGCACCGGCATCTCCGGACTGGCGGACGCGCACCGAATCCGCGTCGGAATCCTCCACGTCGAGTCCTGCGATCGGGGCCAGCGCCTCCCGAGCGCGATCGACCGGGTCGACGACGATCCGCAGCAACGGGCGCTCGGACAGGGCCTCGCCCAGGCGCTCGGGGGTGTCTTCGGCGCGTCGCTCTCCGTGGTGCAGGATCAGGACGCGATCGCACAGGCGGCTGGCTTCGCTGAGCACGTGCGTGCTCAAGATCACCGCCTTGTCCGCGGCCAACGTTGCGACCCGCTCACGGATGTCGACGATCTGCGAGGGGTCGAGACCCACGGTGGGTTCGTCGAGCACCAGCGCCGGTGGATCGCCCACGAGTGCCTGGGCCAGGCCCGTCCGCTGCCGGTAGCCGCGGCTGCAGAAGCCGATCAACCGGTCCCGGACCTCCTCGAGTCCGCAGATCCCGATCACCCGTTCGATCTCGTCGTCGAGCTGCGCCGCCCGCACACCCTTGGCGCGAGCTGCGAAGCGCAGGAACTCGCGCACGCGCAGCTCGCGGTCGAGGGGCACGTGTTCGGGGAGGTAGCCCAGCAGGGCCCGCGCGGCGCGGCTGTCGTCGGCCAGATCGTGGCCGCCGATGCGGATGGTCCCCTCCGTGGGAGACAACAGGCCCACGATCGCGCGCATGGCGGTGCTCTTGCCGGCCCCGTTCGGACCGAGCAGTCCGAGCACCTCTCCGCGTCGCACGGTGAAGGAGAGATCGCGCACGGCCGTCAGCGGGCCGTAGCGGTGCGTGAGACCACGGACTTCGATCATGGGGCCGGGAACCGGGGACGAGGAGCGGTCAGTCGATCGTCCATCGTAACGCCGCCCCACCCCAGGTGAAGCCGGCGCCGAAGGTGGAGATCAACACCAGCGAACCGCGCTCCAATTTGCCCTCTTCCTGGGCAATGCACAAGCTCGTGGGAATGGTCGCCGCCGTCGTGTTGCCGAAGCGATCGATGGTCAGCATGACCTTTTCGGGCGCCAGCTTCGCTTTGCGGCGGGCGTACTCGATGATCCGGGCGTTCGCCTGGTGTGGGACGAAGAGGTCGACCTCTTCACCCGTCGCGCCGATCCGCTCGAGGATGTCGAGGGTCACCCGCGACATGCCGTCGACGGCGGCGCGGAAGACGTTCTGGCCGTCCTGGTAGATCGAGTGCTCGCGCGCCGCGACCGTCGCCTCCGAGGCCGGCTTCAGGCTGCCACCGGCCGGCATGTACAGGAATTCGCCGCCCTCGCCGTCGGCACCGATCTCGACGTCGAGCACACCCTCCTGCCCGGCGGGCATCCGCTCGAAGAGCGTGGCGCCGGCGCCGTCGCCGAAGAGCACGCAGGTGTTGCGGTCGGTCATGTCCATGATGGCGGTCATGACGTCGACGCCCACCACGAGGATCTTGTCGGCCGCCCCACTGCGGATCATGCTGTCGGCCACGCTCGCGGCGTAGACCCAGCCGCTGCACGCCGCGCTCAGGTCGAAGGCGAAGCAGTTCTTCGTGCCCAGCCTGCGCTGCAGCGAGCAGGCTCCGGGCGGGAAGATCATGTCGGGCGTGATCGTGGCCATGATGATGCCGTCGAGCTCGTCGGGCTCGACGCCGGCCATCTCCAGGGCCTGCCGAGCGGCGGGAGCGGCCAACTCGCTCGCTCCGGTTCCGGGATCGGAGAAGCGGCGCGCGTGGATTCCCGTGCGCTCGACGATCCAGTCGTGGTCGGTGTCGACGATCTTCTCGAGATCGTGGTTGGTGACCTCGCGCTCCGGGAAGTGCTTCCCGACTCCGGTGATGCCGGAATGGATCCGATCGGTCGTCGCCATCATGCGCCTTCCGTGGCGGTGCTCCGCGCTTGCTGGAGGTAGTCGTCGAGCCGGGCCAGCCCTTCGCGCAGCGCTTCGACGTCCCCGCCGAAACCGAGCCGGAACGCGCGCGCGTCGCCGAAGAACGCCCCCGGCGTGAGTTGTACGCCGTGGGTGCGGCGGAGGTCCTCGATCCAGAGTTCGGACCCGTCCTCATCACCGTCGAGGCCGAAGCCCAGGGGTCGCTGCACGCCGTGGCGCCGGGCGTGGGCCACGGCGGCACGGTGCGTCTCCTCGTCGAGACGCGGGAAGCAGATGATCCCCGTGGTGGGGAGGGGAGCGTCGATCCGCCCGCCCTGACGGGCCGACCACGCGTGGACGACGTCGCGTCCGCGCGCGGCGGATTCACGCGCTCGCTGCCACAGCACGTGGCGCTGGTCCCAGGCGCGATGGGCGAGCGCCTGGCTCGGCCCCGGGACGGCCACGGCCGCGTGGTCGGTGAGAGCGGCGGTCCGCTCGATCCAGTCGCGCGGCGCCGTGATCCCGCTGCAGCGAAGCGTCCCCAGACCCATGACCTTGGTGAAGCTGCGCACCGCGGCCACGTCTGCGAGCCGGGCCCGTGGCGATACGAGATCGGCGTCGAAGTCGGCGTAGACCTCGTCGGAGATCACGGCGCAGCTCGTGCGGTCCTGCAGGGTTTGCAGGGCCTCCAGATCGGCGTCGATCAGCGTGGCCCCGGTCGGATTGTGCGGATGGCTCAGCACCACGGCCGACGGATGCGCGGCGGCCAGGCGGTCGACGGCGCCGGGATCGAGGGCGAACGATGTCGCCCGGGGCCGCGGCCACGGGAGCACGTCGGCGCCCAGGGCCCGGGCGATCGCCCACAGCGGCTCGTAGGCCGGCTCCTCGACCACCACCGGTCCGGGACGCTCACCCAGACGCGCGGCCAGCAGCAAGAGGATCGAGAGATGCGTGCCCGGCTGCACCAGGACCTGCTCCGGCGGAACCTTCCATTCCTCGGCCAGCCGGAAGGTCAGGGGCGGATGATCACCCACCGGAAAGTGCAGTAGATCGGCCACGTTCACGTGGCCGAGGAGCGCCGGGTCGGGAGGGGCCATGCCGCTCGCCGTCAGCGCGATCTCCGGAAACGGAGGCTCGGCCTGCGAGCGCGCCCAGCGCAGATAGGGGATGTCGGGCCAGCGGATCATGCGGCGCACTCTAGCACCGGGGCGCAGGCCCCGCGAGTCCGGATCGTCGCCCTCACGGAGAGGCTACCACCCGGTGAAAAGCAGTAGCGGGACGGCCGAATCGCCGCCCCGCCACAGACATCCTCATCCCCCTGTTGTGAGGATGCAGCGACACCATAACACGACCCCCCGCCCGGGGAAGACCCCCGGATCGCGGTTTACGCCGAGTTGACAATTCGGCAACGCGGGTCTTCGAACCCACGCCCGGCGGCCGGCCGGCGGGGATCCCGCGAGGGGGCACCGCGAAGAAAAGGCGGAACCCGATCAGTGGTCGGGATCCGGCCGACGGCGCCCCTCCCCCACGGGCACGCGCGCCGAGGCGTCGATCGTCACGATCTGGGGGATCTCCGTCCGAGCGAAGCGCTCGACGTCGTGGACCTGCTCGCGGTCGTGTCCTTCGATCACCACCACGATGTGCTCCTCGCGACAACGACCCAGGATGGTCAATCGCGGAATCCGTTCCAACCGCCCCTCCACCTCGGCGGCCGTCCCGTGCTCGACCTCGACGATCCGACTCGCGACGAGCATCGTCTCCATCCAGAGGATCCGGATCTCCCGATGTCGCGCCGAGGCAGGGTGAGTCCGGAACACGCGGTTGCACAGTCGCCCACTCTTGCAGTGGAAAAGGTACGCGTTCCGGACTCCCTGCTCCGCTCGGCCGGGAGGCACTCGGTGAAGACCTAGAAGCGAACGGCCAGGTAACCCTTCGTCTCGTAGGCCATGTCGTCGTTGGCGGTGTTGCCGTTGATCAGGTTCAGCGCCCCGTCACCGGGCATGAAGAAACCGCCGCGGATGCCGACGGTGGCGCTGGGCCGGACGGCCCACGACAGGTTGTAGTCGAACTCCGAACCGATGTCGTCGGCCGCGGCGCCGTAGTCCACGATGGTCTGCTGCACCCCGTCGACCTCGCCGACGCTCCACGCCGGGATCTCCTCGGTGGCCATGAGATACGTGTAGCTCAGGAACAGCTTCCACTTCTCGACCGGCTTGACCGTGGCGTTCACCTGGAAGGCCGTGGTGTTCTCGAGCTCGCGGTAACCGCGCGTGTTCGGAGCACCCAGACCCTGCGGCGTGATGCCCTCTTCGTCGGGCATGATCGAGTCTTCCCAGACCTCGGTCAGGTAGAAGAAGCCCGAGGTGCGGATCTTGTTGACGTTGCCCTCGCCGCTGGTGACGTCGTCGTCACCACTGCCCATACCGAAGACACCGCCGAAGGCGACCATGTCGTTCACGTCGTAGTCGGCCTTCACGTAGACGTTCCAGCCGGAGATGTCGCCGTCGTTGACGTCGTTGAACTGGCGGTTCGGATCGATGATCGGGTTGTCGAGGTCGTCCTCGCCCACGAGGTAGCTCGCCTCACCCTTGATCTTGAGGTTGTCCTTCGCGTAGTCACCCGTCAGACCGATGACGTAGAGGTCGGTGACGTTCGGCGCGAAACGACTGCGGAAGTAGTTCAGGTCGTTGGGCAGGTAGCTGCCGCCGTCGTCGAAGCTCTGGTCGAGGTAGTACGAACCGAAGACGCTGTACTGCAGGTGCCGGGTCCGGTTGTGGAACGACAGCGCGAAGAGGTGGGCGTCCTCGCCGTCGGCCACGACCTCGCCCTCGGACTCGATCTCGTTGTCGGTCAGCGAGTCCAGCCCCTCGCTCACCTTCGAGTACTGCAGACGCCAGGTACCGGTGCGCGTGAAGTCGACCTGCACGCCGTCGAGGTTGTTGTCGAGGATCATCTTGTTGCCGAGCTGGTAGTGCATGCGGCCCACGCGCACGGTCAGGTCCTGGTCCGGGAACTTCAGGAATCCGTAGGCCTGATCGACGTGCAGCAGGAAGTTCGTGTCCTTGAAGTCGAACAGCTGGCTGAAGCCGTCGCGGCCACCGGGGCGATCGTTGGTGCGATCGGCGTTGTCCACGCCCCAGAAGCCCTGCGCCATGTCGAAACGCGTGGCGGCACCCACGTATTCGTTCGCGTGGAACTTCAGGTTCAGCCGGAGCATCTGCACGGCGTAGTTGTCGTTGTAGTCGGTCTTGCCGAAGAAGAAGTCCTGTTGGGACTGGGCCCAGGCCGAGTACAGACCGCTGTACTCGAAGCTCTTCTCCGCCTGCGCCGGTGTCGTCGCGATCAGTGCGATCAGCACCGCCACCGTCACCATCATCCGTCGTCTCGACATTCCGTCGCCTCCTTGAAAGCCAAGCGGGGCCGACACCGAGACGGTAGCCGGACCCAGGTACGGAAGATCGGCTCGCATCCGGCATACCAGAC encodes:
- a CDS encoding PEP-utilizing enzyme, encoding MDSRSDWTPLREALDPERFGRKAATLAALVQARSPVLPGWVAPVDVDPDPGALLDLHATRDWMLRSSSPLEDRPEGSAAGVFHSGHAPAVVEELRDEIDAVRASGRTDRARSLLGDDAARVAVLAQPFVAFDRWCTLELDAEGYELEGWIFEDDGAPRRWREGGGRGDRIVGIARRAARAASIDHALLEIGTRADDVWVLQIRPAPGRRPRHDEPRIEAPADLPGLGARVAPGDADVDWVWDREHSPLPLCPLLATVFGRWIDALEGAYPSRLIQGRWHDRPRDREATREDPDMVEALLSSWRTALDALPRAIDRVDTAIAALDGGVETWREFVSRWLDVQALYFDVPSGRLRRWAHRLEQRQGIDLRPRPGTTVAAQRAATWRALGRRILEREDVGAETARGLRSWIEAHGDDPLAREIRAALDDAGHLCALPYDGRGVPWEEDPAPFLRALLRHAKSPVAGPERHEDDDRATALARDVVTLAEDDDDLLLRTYLRWRRALTAVAPTTPAAGAPDPLLDLIVDDLEHWMRERDETAFRGALDRGRALAAHWRGAIDDGAASGLVGRPAAPGRAEGTVVRAAHLGDVEPDRPDTIAVVSTVLPADASIVPFLAGLVCESGDVLGHASILAREAAIPCVVDVGDARRRLARADRVVVDGDSGRVIVTS
- a CDS encoding outer membrane beta-barrel protein produces the protein MSRFPRVGLALITLVLVASTSPAQAQTRFSVEAGPLVPFSDFADAVDASAWIGARAEYQPMNSLGQVAELAFVVQTGYADLELDTDLDASASLWALGAGVRVYSMALPFFLHGGIEYMSTDLDFGPIDASTDGFGPTFGAGLNFGLGGVFVEVEGRLHLGVGADDEEIDPRFTTLTAALGLPF
- a CDS encoding amidohydrolase, producing the protein MIRFSTLALLLLAGGLAHGAADVVFVGGTIHTLAGERPSTVEALAIGDGTVVAAGDRTTVEAHVGDATRVVDLAGRTVIPGLVDAHAHLSGLGAALARVDLRGARSAEECVDRARAVHGELPDGAWLLGRGWDQNGWDGQAFPDRSLLDEAFGDRPVRFTRIDGHASWVNTAALRRAGIDRDTPDPEGGEIERDPATGRATGILIDAAESLVGAAIPEPDAAEIERRYRRAVQSCVELGITGVHDMGVSLEELEVLRRGEREGWLDLRMVVYLGGDQILAAYEGGRAGLEPSSRVRVEGVKLYADGALGSRGAALLEDYSDRPGHRGLLIQEPAVLQQRIERVFARDLGLAVHAIGDRANRIVLDRIVAAHTALTERRVDVAPLPSLNARIEHAQIVHPDDLHRFARHGILPSMQPTHCTSDMPWAPDRLGQERLEGAYAWRTLRELGCIIPLGSDFPVEEASPLLGLHAAVTRQTPDGHPPDGWSPDQSLTPLEALLGFTVWPARAIDAEAWGTLAVGSRADLVVVDRDPLSVDASRLLDTTVQMTMVDGEIVFER
- a CDS encoding DUF4340 domain-containing protein; amino-acid sequence: MGLNRWTFLLALVVLALAVWIFGIDIPREQRVFEARQEAALLLPVDPSAVDTLRVERTGGGWTLVRRDEGWWLTEPIVERAEDRVVASVLERITTEVRQRELNPELDEASWASYGLEVGQPARTELVLASSDGASRRLAVGIEVVTGEFCYVRREDSSALELADINVLELVRSAHHGFRRRSLFDVDDEAILRLEGRGPAGRWVAARDTTTGLWWSGPPGTPPRLRRWELDDIALVVATQTIAGYLRDDLGEREWSGYGLDRPWAELSVTDRSGRTTTVWFGNEANEQQYFARKQGLDTVLALTPSFVGLLDRGLRGWEDRNPIPRNVKRAIAFRVDDGSGRWAEIRRGDREWVLLTEDGQVPTSSYRENAARNVARGIEEMQPGSTVFVSEGRPPAVMLSEKTASVDIRWPDGEITLQFGWRPDEEGAWFYMEGDRALVEVERGMYLRLRALVDALHAPAES
- a CDS encoding Gldg family protein — translated: MSARRGIGFVVTSVLLGLLVVLGTIAVSRNEVRVDVTRGDRRTLSPQSLRVLAMIDRPVEVVSFYAQRPQEEARLADLVRRYREEQPLLSLRTVDPDRRPDLAEEYGVTANGTVVLAQGDLRIRMVDPVEAQLTAGLVRLLSSERPLVLFVTGHGEASLEDTSPAGWSQAAQLLVEQNFDVRTLATQTVERIPQDTSLLVLAGPESDLTTAETDMIADYVLRGGRVLATLEPLASSSTDSLIAEFGIEPGPGFVVDTSDEQINLTRGGDGRIAIAMGGNPEHPITRDFTYTAVFPLARSLRVVQPVPSGVRAVRLLESQPEAWSERGGPEEQVDGIAFDPEVDRPGPLPLAYAVRIDLRSFFFGSEEISSTMATTFEMMRDAVDVRDTTRVDTLRAAGLELEQELAENARMVVIGDTDFAGNANLRVQGNTQLLLASVLWLTEQENRIALPPRPDLNDPVVLSSAQVEVLRIAALMVVPLVFLAIGAWTLWRRRQWV
- a CDS encoding ABC transporter permease subunit, translating into MTGAWAVTLRELRALVRSPVAWTVTAIFLFLHGLFFVQLMERYSANSLRILSGTTAQDFTLVDRVVQPLLVGDTFVLMLLLPALTMRQMADEWKSGTSDLLLTYPLSESQIVLGKYLAATFVVTAMVLLAALHSAATAFFGQVEVPVALLGHLGLWLYAIMVLAAGLAMSTLTENQVIAFASTFVILLTLVVIGDWGVEVDPPWGTVLRLVNFTGHVGHFAHGEWRLSSTVFFVGAVVFFLHLAIGSLGRRRWRQTRRVAG